A genomic region of Cherax quadricarinatus isolate ZL_2023a chromosome 42, ASM3850222v1, whole genome shotgun sequence contains the following coding sequences:
- the LOC138853888 gene encoding zinc finger protein 271-like: MQYIKVPSRKQTYQCSECLKDLPCKSHLIRHMRVHTQEKPYQCSECLKHFSRKSHLIEHTRIHTQEKPHRCSECLKDFSRKSHLIQHMRVHTQEKPYQCSECLKDFSWRSNLIHHMRVHSQKKPYHCSECLKDFKQKSSLIQHMRVHSQEKPYQCSECLKDFSQRSTLKQHMRAHSQKKPYQCNECLKDFSQTSNLIRHMRVHSQEKPYQCSECLKDFSDRSNLIQHMRVHTQEKPYHCSECLKDFSHRSHLILHMRVHTQEKPYQCSECLKDFSDRSTLIRHMRVHTHEKPYQCSECLKDFSEKSHLMQHMRVHTQEKPYHCSECLKDFSHRSTLVRHMRVHSLEKPYQCSECLKDFSQSSTLIQHMRVHSQEKPYQCSKCLKDFSQRSSLLRHMQVHSQENSYQCSECLKGFSRKSSLIQHMRVHSREKSCQCS, encoded by the coding sequence ATGCAATACATTAAAGTTCCTTCAAGGAAGCAAACATATCAGTGTTCTGAATGTCTGAAAGACTTACCATGTAAATCACATCTAATACGACACATGAGGGTTCATacacaagaaaaaccatatcagtgttctgaatGTCTAAAACACTTTTCACGTAAATCACATCTAATAGAACACACGAGAATTCATACACAAGAAAAACCACATCGGTGTTCAGAATGTCTAAAAGATTTTTCACGTAAATCACACCTAATTCAACACATGAGGGTTCATacacaagaaaaaccatatcagtgttctgaatGTCTAAAAGACTTCTCATGGAGATCAAACCTAATACATcacatgagagttcattcacAGAAAAAGCCATATCACTGTTCTGAATGTCTAAAAGACTTTAAGCAGAAATCATCTTTAATACAACACATGCGAGTTCATTctcaagaaaaaccatatcagtgttctgaatGTCTAAAAGACTTTTCACAGAGATCAACCCTAAAACAACACATGAGAGCTCATTCACAaaaaaaaccatatcagtgtaaTGAATGTCTAAAAGACTTTTCACAAACATCCAATCTAATAcgacacatgagagttcattcacaagaaaaaccatatcagtgttctgaatGTCTAAAAGACTTTTCAGATAGATCTAATCTAATacaacacatgagagttcatacacaagaaaaaccatatcattGTTCTGAATGTCTGAAAGATTTTTCACATAGATCTCATTTAATACtacacatgagagttcatacacaagaaaaaccatatcagtgttctgaatGTTTAAAAGATTTTTCAGATAGATCAACCTTAATACGACACATGAGGGTTCATACACatgaaaaaccatatcagtgttctgaatGTCTGAAAGACTTTTCAGAGAAATCTCATCTAATgcaacacatgagagttcatacacaagaaaaaccatatcattGTTCAGAATGTCTAAAAGATTTTTCACATAGATCAACCCTAGTAcgacacatgagagttcattcattagaaaaaccatatcagtgttctgagTGTCTAAAAGACTTTTCACAGAGTTCAACCCTAATacaacacatgagagttcattcacaagaaaaaccatatcagtgttctaaATGTCTAAAAGACTTTTCACAGAGAtcatctctgttacgacacatgcAAGTTCATTCTCAAGAAAACTCATATCAGTGTTCTGAATGTCTAAAAGGCTTTTCACGGAAATCATCTCTAATACAGCACATGCGAGTTCATTCTCGAGAAAAATCATGTCAGTGTTCTTAA